One Pseudomonadota bacterium genomic window carries:
- a CDS encoding MFS transporter, with translation MVEGLRYVWSTPGLRNVFFATSIINFFLAPVIMLLPFFVEDTLGLRAEWYGSLMIALSLGVITGYGISGVVKVANDVRDKVLFAALIVLSVSFGALGYASSIYFAWGAIFLAGTSSGFVSVNFLTILQTQTEGHLRGRVFGYLTTLTGGLAPFASGISGVVADLTGKNIPMIYLACGVCTLLSCCVFILNREFRAFLRFRLEPAEA, from the coding sequence GTGGTCGAGGGCCTGCGCTACGTGTGGTCTACGCCAGGTCTGCGCAATGTCTTCTTTGCGACGTCGATCATCAACTTCTTCTTGGCACCGGTGATCATGCTGCTGCCGTTTTTCGTCGAAGACACGCTGGGGCTGCGGGCGGAGTGGTACGGCTCGCTGATGATCGCGCTCAGCCTGGGCGTGATTACCGGCTATGGAATTAGCGGCGTGGTGAAGGTGGCGAACGATGTGCGCGACAAGGTACTGTTTGCGGCACTCATCGTGCTTTCCGTGTCCTTCGGTGCGCTGGGCTATGCGAGCAGTATCTACTTTGCGTGGGGGGCGATCTTCCTGGCGGGCACGAGCAGTGGATTTGTCAGCGTGAACTTTCTCACCATTCTGCAAACGCAAACGGAGGGGCACCTCCGGGGGCGGGTGTTCGGATACCTCACCACGCTTACCGGAGGACTGGCGCCATTCGCGTCTGGCATATCGGGCGTGGTGGCAGATTTGACGGGCAAGAACATCCCGATGATCTACCTCGCCTGCGGAGTCTGTACGTTGCTGAGCTGCTGCGTGTTCATTCTCAATCGTGAGTTTCGAGCGTTCTTGCGCTTCCGATTGGAGCCTGCGGAAGCGTAG
- the thrC gene encoding threonine synthase gives MHFISTRGGGEPLLLEAALQRGIAADGGLFVPTEFPRFTPQSFADDQTPPAIARRMLEPFFAGTSLAPEVGAIAEQALSFPLPLIALEAPAEQDLSVLELFHGPTAAFKDVGARFLAACLTRLEAHGSRAHGDLTILVATSGDTGGAVAAAFHRQPGIRIVILFPRGLVSARQEHQLCCWGDNVSSLSVDGPFDVCQALVKAAFADQALRDRVRLSSANSINIGRLLPQAAYYAASSLAVWRRTGAPANYIVPTGNLGNALACVWARKMGLPIGQVILATNANRTIPDYLASGDWQPRDSVATLASAMDVGNPSNMERLRHQHPAWREVTDAVSAYAVSDAQIREQIRQDAQQRQQIWCPHTATALHVYDQLPDQARRGGPWVAVATAHPAKFDTIVEPLIGHVVEVPPALAAILDQPAQAIPIAGHLDALAAQV, from the coding sequence ATGCACTTCATCAGCACTCGGGGTGGCGGCGAACCGCTGCTCTTGGAGGCAGCGCTACAACGGGGCATCGCCGCGGACGGTGGCCTCTTCGTGCCAACCGAGTTTCCGCGCTTCACGCCGCAGAGCTTCGCCGACGATCAAACGCCGCCGGCCATCGCGCGGCGTATGCTCGAACCCTTCTTCGCGGGCACCTCCTTGGCCCCAGAGGTTGGCGCGATCGCCGAGCAAGCGCTATCGTTTCCGCTGCCCCTGATCGCGTTGGAAGCGCCGGCTGAGCAAGACCTGTCGGTGCTCGAGCTGTTTCACGGTCCCACCGCAGCCTTCAAAGACGTGGGCGCGCGCTTTCTGGCTGCATGCCTCACGCGCCTGGAGGCCCATGGCTCGCGTGCGCACGGGGATCTCACCATCCTGGTTGCCACCTCCGGTGATACGGGCGGCGCGGTGGCGGCAGCGTTCCATCGCCAACCGGGCATTCGCATCGTCATCCTGTTTCCGCGCGGCCTGGTGTCGGCGCGGCAGGAGCATCAGCTGTGCTGTTGGGGGGACAACGTTAGCTCCCTGAGCGTGGACGGCCCCTTCGATGTGTGTCAGGCCTTGGTCAAGGCCGCCTTCGCCGACCAGGCCCTGCGCGATCGCGTACGTTTGTCCTCGGCCAACAGCATCAACATCGGCCGCCTCCTGCCGCAAGCGGCGTACTACGCGGCCTCGAGCCTGGCCGTGTGGCGTCGGACGGGCGCGCCGGCCAACTACATCGTGCCCACGGGTAACCTGGGCAACGCCCTGGCCTGCGTCTGGGCCCGCAAGATGGGCCTGCCCATCGGCCAGGTCATTCTCGCCACCAACGCCAACCGGACGATCCCCGATTACCTCGCGAGCGGCGACTGGCAACCGCGGGACAGTGTGGCGACCCTCGCTAGCGCCATGGACGTGGGCAACCCCAGCAATATGGAGCGCCTGCGCCATCAGCATCCCGCGTGGCGCGAGGTGACGGACGCGGTCAGCGCCTACGCGGTGAGTGACGCGCAGATCCGTGAGCAGATTCGTCAAGATGCGCAGCAGCGCCAGCAGATCTGGTGCCCGCACACGGCCACGGCCTTGCACGTGTACGACCAGCTGCCCGATCAGGCTCGTCGCGGTGGGCCCTGGGTGGCGGTCGCCACGGCTCACCCGGCCAAGTTCGACACGATCGTAGAGCCCCTCATCGGCCATGTGGTCGAGGTGCCGCCGGCCCTGGCTGCGATCCTGGATCAGCCGGCGCAGGCGATACCGATCGCCGGTCATCTGGACGCATTGGCCGCACAAGTCTGA
- a CDS encoding glucan biosynthesis protein G, whose product MLVGRHRSALLLGGLALVLVLTRASAAATTSLEPSARFHRVVAKARALAAAPYAPETFDPPPALAALTYDEYRDIRFRPGRALWRDRGAPFELMFFHLGKYQLQPVRVNAIEANDQVAPVVFDSADFDYGANTLDDVVVRPDLGFAGFRAHYALNSPDYLDELIVFLGASYFRALGAGQRYGLSARGLAIDTVGGDGEEFPRFVEFWVRTPEADADSLAVYALLDSSSIAGAYAFEIHPGAETTIDVRAELFPRTRIATLGVAPLTSMFAFGENQPNAEDFRPEVHDSDGLLVASGEGEWLWRPLVNPRAPLVTSFAMATPRGFGLVQRDRRFAAYEDNEARYDLRPSLWVEPQGEWGPGRVELVQLPTPDETQDNIVAYWVPAEPGTPGQPLQFAYRLHWQGALRQEPTRGWVAQTRVGRGYAALGAGEHQFLVDFTGPSITSLPAGASVEAVVSASKAGVILEQNAYRLEANGAWRMLLRVRRDDPTEALELRGFLRSCDDTLTETWGYVLPPE is encoded by the coding sequence ATGTTAGTGGGCCGGCATCGCTCGGCCTTGCTCCTCGGTGGCTTGGCGTTGGTGCTAGTGCTCACGCGAGCGAGCGCAGCCGCCACCACATCGTTGGAACCCTCGGCACGCTTCCACCGCGTGGTAGCGAAAGCGCGCGCCCTGGCTGCCGCACCCTACGCGCCGGAGACCTTCGACCCGCCGCCAGCGCTGGCGGCGCTCACCTACGATGAGTACCGAGACATCCGCTTTCGCCCGGGCCGGGCCCTGTGGCGCGATCGAGGTGCGCCCTTTGAACTAATGTTCTTTCACCTCGGCAAGTACCAGCTGCAGCCGGTGCGGGTGAACGCCATCGAGGCGAACGATCAAGTGGCTCCGGTGGTCTTCGACAGCGCCGACTTCGACTACGGCGCCAACACGCTCGACGATGTCGTGGTGCGACCGGACCTCGGTTTCGCCGGCTTCCGCGCCCACTACGCACTCAACTCCCCCGACTACCTCGACGAGCTCATCGTCTTTCTGGGCGCGAGCTATTTTCGTGCGCTGGGAGCAGGCCAGCGTTACGGGCTGTCGGCACGGGGCCTGGCGATCGACACGGTGGGCGGCGACGGCGAGGAGTTCCCGCGCTTCGTCGAATTCTGGGTGCGCACACCTGAGGCGGATGCCGACTCGCTCGCCGTCTATGCCTTGCTGGATTCGTCAAGCATAGCCGGCGCCTACGCGTTTGAAATTCACCCGGGAGCGGAGACCACGATCGATGTGCGCGCCGAGCTGTTTCCACGCACCCGTATCGCTACCCTTGGGGTGGCGCCCCTCACAAGCATGTTCGCCTTCGGGGAGAACCAGCCGAACGCTGAGGACTTTCGCCCCGAGGTGCACGATTCGGACGGTCTGTTGGTGGCAAGCGGGGAAGGGGAGTGGCTCTGGCGCCCTCTGGTCAATCCGCGCGCGCCGCTGGTGACCTCCTTCGCCATGGCTACGCCGCGTGGCTTCGGTCTCGTGCAGCGTGACCGTCGCTTCGCTGCCTACGAGGACAATGAGGCGCGCTACGACCTACGGCCGAGCTTATGGGTCGAACCGCAAGGGGAGTGGGGTCCGGGACGGGTGGAGCTGGTGCAGTTGCCCACGCCGGACGAGACTCAGGACAACATCGTGGCGTACTGGGTGCCTGCCGAACCGGGCACCCCAGGTCAGCCCTTGCAGTTCGCCTATCGCCTGCATTGGCAAGGCGCGCTGCGCCAGGAGCCGACTCGTGGCTGGGTCGCGCAAACGCGGGTTGGGCGAGGCTATGCGGCCTTGGGCGCGGGCGAGCATCAGTTCCTGGTGGACTTTACTGGGCCGAGTATTACGAGCCTGCCGGCAGGCGCGTCAGTGGAGGCCGTGGTGAGTGCCTCGAAGGCGGGTGTGATCCTGGAGCAGAACGCCTATCGCCTCGAGGCCAACGGTGCCTGGCGGATGCTGCTACGCGTGCGTCGCGACGACCCCACCGAGGCCTTGGAGCTGCGTGGATTCCTGCGCAGCTGTGACGACACGCTCACCGAGACCTGGGGCTACGTGCTCCCGCCCGAGTAA
- a CDS encoding arylsulfotransferase family protein gives MAEWIYRGVLVLCVAFLAFCAGSFLMLAKQPPYGFFRDVRTAALALVQQQRQPAQAALTDLYGDSLVGGSGVTVRDSTRMQPGYTLYTSGHEPSAYLIDQFGRIVHKWHLPYSEVWRSGGAIEAPVPDTHTYFRYARVLADGDLLVVYDGVGDTPHGYGVVRMDRASKPRWTYLERAHHALDVLPDGRIVTMIHAINHAPIPRAGYLRPPRIDDALVVLSAEGEEQQRIELLPAFVNSPFEGMLGLLPFYLLEGSGDFLHANDVEAVTASWAAASPHGEVGQVMVSMREPGVLALIDLASETMTWALRGPWIGQHDPDLLPNGHVLLYDNGGWFGPGGRSRILEIDPQTQAHAWQYTGTSDAPFHSAIRGVQQRLANGNTLITETQRGRLLEVTPSGDIVWEYLNPARATTERGERIAIISAGTRVGIHAFDAAFAGQLETSSGG, from the coding sequence ATGGCGGAGTGGATCTACAGAGGCGTGCTGGTGCTCTGCGTAGCCTTCTTGGCGTTCTGCGCAGGTAGCTTTCTGATGCTCGCAAAGCAGCCGCCCTACGGGTTCTTTCGCGACGTTCGCACGGCGGCGCTCGCCCTCGTGCAGCAGCAACGGCAGCCCGCGCAGGCCGCCCTCACGGACCTCTACGGCGATTCGCTCGTTGGCGGCAGTGGCGTGACGGTGCGCGATAGTACGCGCATGCAGCCGGGGTACACGCTTTATACGTCCGGCCATGAGCCTTCCGCTTACCTTATAGATCAATTCGGTAGAATCGTGCATAAGTGGCATCTGCCCTACAGCGAAGTGTGGCGCTCTGGTGGCGCGATCGAGGCGCCCGTGCCCGATACGCACACCTACTTCAGGTACGCGCGGGTGCTGGCCGATGGGGATTTGCTCGTGGTCTACGATGGGGTGGGCGACACGCCCCACGGCTACGGCGTGGTGCGCATGGATCGCGCGTCCAAGCCGCGCTGGACCTATCTTGAGCGGGCCCATCACGCCCTCGATGTCCTGCCCGACGGCCGCATCGTCACCATGATTCATGCGATCAACCACGCGCCGATCCCGCGCGCCGGCTACCTTCGCCCGCCGCGTATCGATGATGCCCTCGTCGTGCTCTCGGCGGAGGGTGAGGAGCAGCAGCGCATTGAGCTGCTGCCAGCCTTCGTCAACTCGCCCTTCGAGGGCATGCTCGGTCTGTTGCCCTTCTACCTGCTCGAGGGCAGCGGTGACTTCCTGCACGCCAACGACGTGGAGGCGGTCACGGCGTCCTGGGCGGCGGCCTCACCGCACGGCGAGGTGGGGCAAGTGATGGTCTCGATGCGCGAGCCCGGCGTGCTCGCCCTGATCGACCTCGCTAGCGAGACGATGACCTGGGCCCTGCGCGGGCCTTGGATCGGTCAGCACGATCCCGACTTGTTGCCGAACGGCCACGTGCTCTTGTACGACAACGGCGGGTGGTTCGGCCCCGGCGGGCGCAGCCGCATCCTCGAGATCGACCCGCAGACGCAGGCCCACGCCTGGCAGTACACGGGTACGTCCGACGCGCCCTTTCACTCGGCAATCCGTGGAGTGCAGCAGCGCTTGGCAAACGGCAATACGCTCATCACCGAGACCCAACGGGGGCGTTTGCTGGAGGTAACGCCGTCGGGCGACATCGTCTGGGAGTACCTGAATCCGGCACGCGCAACCACCGAACGTGGCGAGCGTATCGCCATCATCTCCGCAGGCACGCGCGTGGGCATACACGCCTTCGACGCCGCTTTTGCGGGCCAACTCGAGACATCCTCAGGAGGGTGA
- a CDS encoding multidrug efflux SMR transporter, which translates to MGWIYLAIAIASEVTATISLKASDNFSNATASTICVAGYMVSFYFLSLVLKFIPVGIAYAIWSGVGIVLITGLGAVWFKEVPDVAAIAGIALIIAGVMVIQLFSQSVQH; encoded by the coding sequence ATGGGGTGGATCTACCTAGCTATCGCGATCGCATCGGAGGTCACGGCCACGATCTCGCTTAAGGCGTCGGATAACTTCAGCAACGCCACGGCGAGCACCATCTGCGTCGCCGGCTACATGGTGTCTTTCTACTTCTTATCGCTGGTGCTGAAGTTCATCCCCGTTGGTATCGCCTACGCCATCTGGTCCGGTGTAGGAATCGTCCTCATCACCGGCCTCGGCGCCGTGTGGTTCAAGGAAGTTCCGGACGTAGCCGCGATCGCGGGCATCGCCCTAATCATCGCGGGCGTGATGGTAATCCAGCTCTTTTCCCAGTCCGTCCAGCACTAG
- a CDS encoding serine hydrolase domain-containing protein gives MPATPTLNPATTAAGAPRQRAQCRYDRRVAGVGPIVVGVFVVLTHALQAVAREPIDRIELEAFLDGVVDTAMEEAGVVGVTLAVTQNDQLVVLKGYGYAKFEAQLGVDPERTLFRIGSVSKLFTYTGLMQLREQGKVDFDTDVNQYLSTLRVPATYDQSVTLRHLFTHSAGFEERIVRLFGDSVEDMVPLSDILNAELPPRVRPPGLVSSYANHGVGLAGLVLEEVSGQSWEDYVQEHILNPLRMVDATPYQPIPAELASQMSEGFRSIDGQATAQPFVFVPMGAAGGISASALAMTRFARAHLGDGSVDGARILSPTSAALMRQPYFEVHPNIRPWLYGFANYSAGDVFVYGHSGGTRYFATQLLLIPDHNISVFVSANSQAGNHVTSAVHRHFLDRYFAPERLSVGPYVSGDVSAYTGSWSSYRNPQTTPDSLLRLTREVRITRAAGDRLRVTGLDRNPTFWVPGDEGEFQREGDKETLIF, from the coding sequence GTGCCCGCTACACCCACCTTGAATCCGGCAACTACGGCCGCGGGAGCGCCGCGACAACGTGCGCAGTGCCGATACGATCGCAGGGTGGCTGGCGTTGGCCCTATCGTCGTAGGGGTATTCGTCGTTCTCACTCACGCGCTGCAAGCGGTGGCTCGCGAGCCGATCGATCGGATTGAGCTGGAGGCTTTTCTTGATGGCGTCGTCGACACCGCGATGGAAGAGGCCGGGGTTGTCGGCGTCACCCTGGCGGTGACGCAAAACGACCAGCTCGTGGTGCTCAAAGGGTACGGGTACGCAAAATTCGAAGCGCAGCTTGGCGTAGATCCCGAAAGGACGCTGTTCCGAATCGGCTCGGTCAGCAAGCTGTTCACCTATACCGGACTTATGCAGTTACGCGAGCAGGGGAAGGTCGATTTCGACACAGATGTAAATCAATACCTAAGCACTCTGAGGGTACCGGCTACGTACGATCAGTCAGTGACCCTTCGCCACTTGTTCACACACAGTGCCGGCTTCGAGGAGCGCATAGTGCGGCTGTTTGGCGATAGCGTTGAAGACATGGTGCCCCTCAGCGATATCTTGAACGCGGAGCTTCCCCCGCGCGTGCGCCCGCCCGGCCTTGTCTCGAGTTATGCCAATCACGGTGTGGGACTTGCCGGACTCGTGCTTGAAGAAGTAAGCGGTCAGTCTTGGGAAGACTACGTTCAGGAGCACATTCTGAACCCGCTCCGTATGGTCGACGCGACCCCGTATCAGCCGATTCCCGCGGAACTTGCCTCTCAGATGTCCGAAGGGTTTCGATCGATCGACGGACAAGCAACCGCTCAGCCCTTCGTCTTTGTGCCCATGGGGGCGGCAGGTGGCATAAGCGCAAGTGCGCTCGCCATGACTCGCTTCGCGCGCGCACACCTCGGCGACGGCAGCGTGGACGGAGCGCGCATCTTGAGCCCCACCTCGGCGGCGCTCATGCGCCAGCCCTACTTTGAGGTTCATCCCAACATCAGGCCTTGGCTCTACGGATTCGCTAATTACTCCGCGGGTGATGTATTCGTCTACGGTCACTCCGGTGGCACAAGATACTTTGCCACCCAGCTGTTGCTGATTCCCGATCACAACATCAGCGTTTTTGTGTCGGCCAACTCACAGGCTGGCAATCACGTGACTTCCGCGGTTCACAGGCACTTCTTGGATCGCTACTTTGCACCGGAGAGACTGTCCGTCGGACCGTACGTGTCCGGCGATGTGAGTGCGTACACGGGCAGCTGGTCAAGCTATCGAAATCCGCAGACCACGCCGGATAGCCTGCTGCGACTCACCCGGGAGGTGAGGATCACGAGGGCCGCGGGTGATCGACTTCGGGTTACCGGTCTGGATCGAAATCCAACGTTCTGGGTGCCTGGCGACGAGGGAGAGTTTCAGCGCGAAGGCGACAAGGAAACCTTGATTTTCTAA
- a CDS encoding nuclear transport factor 2 family protein, with amino-acid sequence MAADEDIRSVRQLSNDALEQGDLSIFMASIDGDYVGTAGNGGHIRTRGELRKLARNIFSAPTKPYFLRATESVTVAEGCTRAVELGRWTGYERLSGGDTRVVDQGHYTAYWKLAGGRWMIHAELFVTLT; translated from the coding sequence ATGGCCGCAGACGAAGACATTCGCAGCGTACGCCAGCTGTCCAACGACGCGCTGGAGCAGGGAGATCTCAGCATCTTCATGGCGTCGATCGACGGCGACTACGTCGGCACGGCGGGCAACGGCGGGCACATTCGCACCCGCGGTGAACTCAGAAAGCTCGCGCGCAACATCTTTAGCGCCCCTACCAAACCGTATTTCCTGCGCGCCACCGAGTCGGTGACCGTCGCCGAAGGGTGCACGCGTGCGGTGGAGCTGGGCCGGTGGACCGGCTACGAACGCCTGTCGGGCGGCGACACGCGCGTGGTCGACCAGGGGCACTACACGGCCTACTGGAAGCTGGCGGGCGGGCGTTGGATGATCCACGCGGAATTGTTCGTCACGCTGACCTAG
- a CDS encoding DMT family transporter: MTAAALPSGHAYALSCIVLWSLIPVVSRFGQTSLDNFQFLFWSNGLSLLVVSACMFAAKGLSSLRRFSPGQVLYVIFLGALGCAVYYLCLYYGYAHGAGIEVLVLQYSWPLLIIVLSVLLLGERLAARAWVAVGAGFLGILVVLTRGDLLSLHISSAATSAVVLMGAFAFALFSVLSKRLGGEPYAVTTLLFVGGLLVSAVCVLTASEFALPKRTELVPVVVNGALVNGVSYILWLKALERAAASVSAVLVFLSPVLSSIWIVVFFHEPFSLSYLVGFVLVLGAGYVCVQAGTGATPATPSTL; encoded by the coding sequence ATGACCGCTGCGGCGCTACCCTCCGGCCACGCGTACGCGCTCAGCTGCATCGTCCTATGGAGTCTCATCCCCGTGGTCTCCCGCTTCGGCCAGACCTCGCTCGATAACTTCCAGTTTCTGTTCTGGTCGAACGGCCTCTCGCTGCTTGTCGTCAGCGCGTGCATGTTCGCGGCCAAGGGCCTTAGCAGTCTGCGACGCTTCTCCCCTGGGCAAGTGCTCTACGTGATCTTCCTCGGCGCCTTGGGCTGCGCGGTCTACTACCTTTGTCTCTACTACGGCTACGCCCACGGCGCCGGCATCGAGGTGCTCGTACTGCAATACTCTTGGCCTCTGCTCATCATCGTCCTGTCCGTACTGCTCCTCGGTGAGCGGCTCGCAGCACGCGCTTGGGTCGCCGTCGGCGCTGGGTTCCTCGGCATTTTGGTCGTGCTCACGCGCGGTGACCTGCTCTCCCTGCACATCAGCAGCGCCGCCACCAGCGCGGTGGTGCTCATGGGCGCCTTTGCGTTCGCCCTGTTCTCGGTGTTGAGCAAACGTCTCGGCGGCGAGCCCTACGCCGTGACGACCCTGCTCTTCGTCGGCGGCTTGCTGGTCTCAGCCGTATGTGTGTTGACCGCATCGGAGTTCGCCCTTCCAAAGCGAACCGAACTCGTGCCCGTGGTGGTGAACGGGGCGCTGGTCAACGGCGTCTCCTACATTCTCTGGTTGAAGGCCTTGGAACGCGCAGCGGCCTCCGTGAGCGCCGTCCTCGTGTTCCTCTCGCCGGTGCTCTCGTCCATTTGGATCGTGGTGTTCTTCCACGAACCGTTCTCCCTGTCCTACCTCGTCGGCTTTGTCCTCGTGCTGGGGGCCGGGTACGTGTGCGTGCAAGCGGGCACAGGGGCCACGCCTGCGACCCCTTCAACGCTATGA
- a CDS encoding DUF2721 domain-containing protein has product MTPVEIIQLALAPVFMLVAIGQLMNVVSLRLARVIDRIRSLIAEYEAQADASKQSRMRHEVSDLFRRMRFANVSVNLLVSSAVAVCGVVVLLFLDGLVSWDLEGLLIVLFTLSVLLITGGVIAFLIEVTIATATLSRDPTILRCLRETGDTGKMPTD; this is encoded by the coding sequence ATGACCCCCGTAGAGATCATCCAACTGGCCCTAGCGCCCGTGTTCATGCTGGTGGCGATCGGCCAGCTCATGAACGTGGTCTCCCTTCGCCTGGCCCGCGTCATCGACCGCATCCGCTCACTGATCGCCGAGTACGAAGCCCAAGCGGACGCTAGCAAGCAGAGCCGGATGCGCCACGAGGTGAGCGACCTATTCCGCCGCATGCGCTTCGCCAACGTGTCCGTCAACCTGCTGGTGAGCTCCGCCGTGGCCGTGTGCGGTGTGGTCGTGCTGCTCTTCCTGGACGGCCTCGTGAGCTGGGACTTGGAAGGCCTCCTGATCGTCCTTTTCACCCTGAGCGTGCTGCTGATCACCGGCGGTGTGATCGCTTTCCTCATCGAAGTGACTATCGCCACCGCCACCCTGAGCCGCGACCCGACGATCCTGCGCTGCCTACGCGAGACCGGCGACACCGGCAAGATGCCAACGGACTAA